One region of Mangifera indica cultivar Alphonso chromosome 3, CATAS_Mindica_2.1, whole genome shotgun sequence genomic DNA includes:
- the LOC123212222 gene encoding transmembrane protein 64-like, with protein MTYYEEENEVVPELGMRIDLAENNYNDKNGEYVKLIECEEDGPGSPRRCSCSSVWCWIKLLLLLTCLGLLAAVFLKWVGPFFMDKEVIPIINWETTTFSHPILALLVFASVALFPTFLLPSSPSMWVAGMTFGYGFGFLLIMPAVAVGISLPYFIGSLFLHKIQGWLEKYPKKAAILRAAGEGNWFHQFRTVALIRISPFPYIIYNYCAVATRVKYGPYFFGSLVGMVPEIFVTIYTGILIRTLADASKEKHFLSAPQIIFNVLGFCGSVAATIFFTMYAKRQLKVLQKEEEVLLQ; from the exons atGACTTATTATGAGGAAGAAAATGAGGTTGTGCCGGAGCTGGGGATGAGAATAGATTTGgcagaaaataattataatgataaaaatgggGAGTATGTGAAATTGATAGAATGTGAAGAGGATGGGCCTGGTTCACCCAGAAGATGCAGTTGTAGCTCAGTCTGGTGCTGGATCAAGTTGCTTTTATTGCTCACATGTTTAGGCTTATTAGCTGCTGTATTTCTCAAATGGGTCGGTCCCTTTTTCATGGATAAG GAGGTTATTCCAATCATTAATTGGGAGACAACGACATTTAGTCATCCAATACTGGCTCTTCTGGTTTTTGCATCTGTAGCATTATTCCCCACCTTTTTATTACCATCTTCTCCTTCTATGTGGGTTGCTGGGATGACATTTGGTTATGGCTTTGGTTTTCTTCTAATTATGCCGGCGGTGGCTGTCGGCATATCGCTTCCATATTTCATCGGTTCTCTTTTCCTTCATAAAATTCAA GGGTGGCTGGAGAAATATCCAAAGAAAGCTGCTATTCTAAGAGCAGCTGGTGAGGGAAACTGGTTTCATCAGTTTCGAACTGTGGCATTAATCAGAATTTCTCCTTTTCCTTATATCATATACAATTACTGTGCTGTGGCGACACGTGTAAAGTATGGTCCATACTTTTTTGGGTCATTGGTTGGAATGGTACCTGaaatttttgttacaatttaCAC TGGGATCTTGATACGGACCTTGGCAGATGCATCAAAAGAAAAGCACTTTCTTTCAGCTCCACAGATCATCTTCAATGTTCTTGGTTTCTGTGGGTCTGTGGCTGCCACAATATTCTTCACAATGTACGCTAAAAGGCAACTTAAAGTGTtacagaaggaagaagaagtaCTACTGCAGTAG
- the LOC123210101 gene encoding probable sodium/metabolite cotransporter BASS6, chloroplastic, protein MNLNLNMLQLRCLHLNAKTFPSKSPIDSIPLFPRNLSRSTSLGFSVRFDSISGLKFRSSRHLVIKSLSEKFSGSFDQDSDQNYVTEHNKENYLVYTLKQSNTLLPHVVIASTVLALVFPPSFTWFTSRYYAPALGFLMFAVGVNSSEKDFLEAFKRPAAILAGYIGQFVVKPILGYIFGIISVTVFGLPTAIGAGIMLVSCVSGAQLSNYATFLTDPQLAPLSIVMTSLSTATAVVVTPLLSLLLIGKRLPVDVKGMVSSILQIVVAPIAGGLLLNRFFPSFSNAIRPFLPPLSVLVTAFCVGAPLAINIESVMSPFGVAILLLIIAFHLSAFVAGYVLTGFTFPNAHDVQALQRTLSFETGMQSSLLALALANRFFQDPLVSVPPAISTVIMSLMGFSLVMLWAKKKE, encoded by the exons atgaATCTAAACTTGAACATGTTACAACTACGATGCTTGCATTTGAATGCCAAAACTTTCCCCTCAAAATCTCCAATTGATAGCATCCCACTGTTCCCCCGAAATCTCTCACGCTCAACTTCATTAg gATTCTCCGTTCGTTTCGACTCGATTTCTGGGT TAAAATTTAGGAGCTCAAGACATTTGGTAATCAAATCTTTGTCAGAGAAATTTTCGGGTTCTTTTGATCAGGATTCGGATCAGAATTATGTTACTGAACATAACAAG GAGAATTATTTGGTTTATACATTGAAGCAATCAAATACCCTTTTGCCCCATGTAGTCATTGCTAGCACAGTGTTGGCTCTCGTCTTTCCTCCTTCTTTCACATGGTTTACAAGCAG GTACTATGCTCCAGCATTGGGGTTTCTGATGTTTGCAGTTGGAGTTAATTCCAGTGAAAAAGATTTCCTTGAAGCCTTCAAGAGACCAGCAGCTATTTTGGCTGGTTACATTGGCCAGTTTGTGGTGAAGCCTATTCTTGGATATATTTTTGGCATAATTTCAGTAACAGTTTTTGGACTTCCTACTGCCATAG GTGCGGGGATTATGTTGGTTTCTTGTGTTAGTGGTGCTCAGCTCTCCAATTATGCTACTTTTCTGACAGACCCTCAGCTTGCCCCTCTAAGCATCGTTATGACATCATTGTCTACTGCTACTGCAGTTGTTGTTACACCACTCTTATCACTCTTGCTAATTGGGAAGAGATTACCTGTTGATGTTAAAGGAATGGTTTCCAGCATTTTGCAGATTGTAGTTGCACCCATTGCTGGAGGTTTGCTTTTGAATCG GTTCTTTCCCAGCTTTTCTAATGCTATCCGTCCATTCTTGCCTCCACTTTCTGTGCTTGTGACAGCTTTCTGTGTTGGAGCACCACTTGCCATTAACATTGAATCCGTTATGTCCCCTTTTGGTGTAGCCATTTTGTTGCTCATAATTGCATTCCACTTGTCAGCATTTGTGGCTGGATATGTTCTTACTGGCTTTACCTTCCCTAACGCACATGATGTGCAAGCGCTGCAAAGAACACTATCCTTTGAGACCG gAATGCAGAGCAGTCTACTAGCTCTTGCACTTGCTAATAGGTTTTTTCAAGATCCACTTGTGAGTGTGCCACCAGCAATCTCT ACTGTAATCATGTCGTTGATGGGGTTCTCTCTTGTCATGCTTTGGGCTAAGAAAAAAGAATAG